Genomic window (Ictalurus furcatus strain D&B chromosome 26, Billie_1.0, whole genome shotgun sequence):
cacacacacaatggttTAAGCTGTGACCTCAGTGGTCCTCAGAGGtcctgtttgtgtttacatggcTATCTGGTCAGCCATTTTATAAACACTCCCTCACACCCCTTCACTCCGCACCCTCGTGACCATTCTCATAAATCATTAAGAGAttaatttttagttttttagtgttatatatttagtgtatatagtgttatatagtgttatagtgCACTATATCACTGTTAGAGATCTAATCTTGACAAATGTTAAGAAATCTTGCCTAAGGCACCTTTAAATGAACATTGTTGAACTTATTACACAAAAATCACTGGCTCTATTAAACACATTAGCTTGATTTCAATTTTATGATCAATTTAATACTCACTGATTCCActaatattccatccatccatccatccatccatcttctacggcttactccttttcagggtcacggggaaacctggagcctatcccagggagcatcgggcacgaggcagggtacaccctggacagggtgccaatccatcccagggcacaatctcatacacactcacacacccattcatacactacggacactttggatatGCCACATTGACATACTGTGGACACATATTTTTgagatggcaatcagcctacaatgcatgtctttggactggacgAGGATGCTGTAGTACCCGGAAAAAACTCTCGAAGCatgcggagaacatgcaaactccacgtacTGTTACGTTATTCaatatatttctatttgttctatgtgccatttgtgtgtccCTGTCGGTGGTGGGCTgggttttcttttgtctcctcccccttctctagACCCCACTTACTGCATGCGTCACGTTCCGGCTTGCTACTGCACGATCACGTCTTGTTCCCGCCTGCTCCAGCCTTGTGCGACGGGATTGGTTGCCGGCACGCTTCTGGAAATGTACTTAAGTCACGTCAGACTTCATcccagggcagatcattgccatttgtgttgtgtgtagagacAAGTGcatttcgcctgtgtatgaccttatgcctgttttgactttgtttatgctctgtcCCATTACGATTCACGTGAtacccttatatatatatatatatatatatatatatatatatatatatatatatatatatatatatatatatatagtatttagttATTTAACACACTAATAGTCATCTCTGTAAATAGTGCACGGTTAGGAGGGGTTAGTAGGAAGTCGATGCCATTTGTGTTGATTCATCTTTTCTCCTGTTTTGGGTTAGccagggagtgagggaagacagtgtatttttgttttcttttcttgtagttgagttagttttctttggtaaagttagagggaatttttgtttattattttggcctggtcGGCTTCTGAAGATTAAGaccactgtgtatataaaaggtgctccgtttggagaataaaaaacaaacaaacgcaatCTTTGTCTCGCcaaccctttttcttttttttatttatttatttttcctccctGTATGCTGCGGCCCGATCTAGACCGGGTTCGAAACAGTACACAGTCCTGACATGGTATGTTTAATATATCACCACCCTTAGAGCATAATATCTATGGGATTAAGACATAAAAACAAGTACAACTTCCAAACTAGATTTTATGAAAGTTTATTCCTAATTAATCATTATCAATCcaagtgaaaaagaaataataaaatcctTCTCCCAGCAAGTATAAGAAGCAGAAAACAGTcccgaaacaaaaaaaagtacatctaGGATAATTTTATCTCAAACTCAACACAGCAGAGTAAGAAATCACATTAACAGATTTTTCGATTACGTTTCTTTAAATATTGTGCAACAAACAAACGTAATGCTTTTAAGTAGCTATATGAACTAATCATCTAAAAGTAAAtatatcaattattattatcattactatcTGCATTTCCTAAATTGATGGAAAGTTATACATCTTTCCCTAAACCATAATTGactataaattttacatttaaagcaaGACCAGTTTGTCGAGGGCCTCCATCAGACGTTTCTGGCGGCTTTTTAGGTTGTTGCGTTTGATGTTGATCTCATAATCTTCTTCCAACAGATCATTAATGTTATAGTTCTTCATGAGCTGTAGCATTTCTCTCTGCAGCTGCACCGCTGACTCCTGAAGCACCATGTACTTGATCACCAGCGGCACCTGGTCAGCCAGACGGTTACTCGCAATCTAAACACATATTCAATTAAGAAGAATTTACCCCAAACAGAGTCAATTAAGATAAGGCATGCATGTTATGTTTGacagttcatttttttaacTGGAGCGATAAGGCTAAAGAAAGCAACAAGTAATAGAAGTCTGTCTCAAATAATATTGTAGTCAAGACTGTCCAATTCCAAGACCAGGGCCAGCCAAGGTCGAGTCATGaccgagggtttttttttttgttgttgtgtctgtgtgtgtgtgtgtgtgggggggggggggggggggtcttaaGTCCAGGCCAAGCCAAGATCAAGttcaaaagaaaggaaagccACACCAATTCGAGACCgaaaaccatcaaatcctttTCAAGGCCACGTCTTAATATCACCTAGTGGGCTTCATTTGTGCATTGCACCAGTGATTAGGTATTCTAAtaaggtattttttttctaaaataagGTTTTCTAAAATAAGGTATTACttggctcaacggttaaggctctgggttactgatcagaaagccaagggttcaagccccagcactgccaagctgccactgttgggcccttgagcaaggcccttaagccCCTATCTGCTCATGTCTGGTCCTAGCTTCCTAACAACCTggcatatgcaaagaaaagaatttcattgtgctgcaatgaatgtgtatgtgagtaaaACCATCTTCTAAGTCCAAGGGCAAATGCCAAGAGAACTCCAACTCCTCTCAAAAAAGTCCATATGCAGGTATAAGTGGTGTACTATGGCTAAAGGAGTGTTCACGTTATATGTTCTTGAACTAGAATAAtcttttcataaataaaagcaGGTACTACGCCTTTAAATGAGGAGTAGTCAGAGTCTGAGTAGTATCCATCATGGTTATGCCCTCTTACTCTGGTTGAACATGATAACATTgcaaataataagaaatatcaTCAGTAACACCAGGAAATGAACAGTTAATAATAACCACTTACGCTGTAGTAAGACTTGAGGTGGTGGGTCAGTTCCTCCAGGGTGGCTTCAGTGTCTGAGTGATTGTACAATCTATTGCAACGAGGGAGAGCCACACCATGAGATTGTCTCTCATCTTCTTCCTCCCTGTGCATGTTCAGGGTGTTAGTGTAGACGTTATCCTGAGTATAGATCATCAGCTCCATCTTAAACTGAGTCTTCAGCATCGATTCAGCCTCGGACTCCATCAGCTGCTTTATGTTCTCGATCTTGATCTGGAGGAACAAAGGACCATCTCACCATGACATACTTGAACATGATATTCCCTGACAGCATGCTTCTTGTGCTAGACCTTTTGCTTCATGTTTATCATATATTGTCATTTGGTGTTCATGGTCCAGCAAATGTAGGCAGAGTTTCAAACATGTCTGTAAAGTTTGTGTACATATGAGGACCTACTTTTGTCATTTTGAGGAGATTGGGGAAGTCCATAAAGTTGGATTGAGCCAGCTGGATGAACTCTTTCCTAatcaaaactaaataaataaatacataaataaatctcGATACACACAAAAAGCAAAGCTGAATGTGCATGAGAAATTTATGTGGAATCTGTGGAATTatgatgtagtagtagtaagtcaTGATGTTTTCCCATTATTTATTACCTTACATGCACAGACAGAATACAAAGCCTGCGAAATGGCTCcatacatttatcttcaaatgaGTTCATATATGCCATATACCTGAGATTTCCTTCATTCTGCTGATGGCAGGTTTCTCCAGCTGCTTGATCTGGTCCTTCAGAAACATCTCAAAGGTCTTGTAGTTGATGAATCCTGGGAGTTCTCTGCCTCTGTACTTTTCTTCATACTCCTTCACTTCCTTCTCAATGCCCTTATTAACTAAAAATCCCCTCCGCCACCAAAGTAAAGGTTCAGGGTAAAAGTAAACGACATAACCATCAATGTGGTCCATCCTACATCCCATCCCCACTCATGTCTTTGTAAAAAAAGAGTGGACACTCATACTGTACAAGAACACTTTTAACAGAAGATATGGCTTCATTATTCTTCACTCATGACTTATAAATATGTACATGTACAATGTCTTACATCGTTAGCTTCAGGTTTTCAAATGGGCAAAGTCatccacatttttttaaaagatttttttattgcagTATTCCAGGTACCCAACATCTGTAACACCCTTGatatacagacacagagataTATCATCACACCGCATGTCACTCACATGTCATTTCTGATATGTCCAGATCAGTCTTCCAGTCATTAAACTGTGTCCTCAGAGTGGAGAAGATGTTGACATGTGGCACGCTCTTCGTCTCCTCTCCAATTGTTAGGTTGATGGCGTCCTGAGTAAATgctgttattttctaataaacaaacaaaggccTGTAGTCagattgattttttaaaaaataataaaaaatcagatGCGCTCTGTAATACACTAGCGTTTTAGTGAAGtttggctcctgcttggttggaatgaaaacctgcacccacaccagccctttgcaGATTGGAGACCCCTGCTTTTTACCATCCATTTGCAGTTTGGGCAGAGATAAATATGGGATTACTTTGTAGATCGTTTATGAACGTCTCCTGATTTCAGCTCAACGTCGGCCGgttttgccatccaagccaccgtgtaaggccaccgtggcattggtgggaaaggcctatgcagtagtactCTTGCtcgtgggtcactgcagacaatgacagtgttgcaggcctactaAGCAGACCTgttgagtgagctcgacatatggcggcattcagcctaCCAGAGGcattctgtctaccgtagaaaagggttactgagtccagtttagagctccgGTTCaaaggtgtgctcaccacagtagtcagcacagaccagagcccaaggttagcgcaggaagtaagattcCTCTTGGACAAAttggccatagaacatgtaccctattccctgagggagggaggtttttacagttgttatttcctggtccacaaaaaatagtGCAGTATGCgaccaattttagatctgcgtcttctgaactgtactcttcggagataggggttcaagatgctgacggccacacttatcgttccacagattcagtttgaggactggtttgtgacaatagatctaaaaggtgcatatttccatatagaaatatcactagctttatcccctcacaccttcacaaagtccatggatgtcattctggctcctttgtgactccagggcatctgtgtactaaactacctggaggACTACTTAATTGTAGCACAATCcagggagcttggggctcaggttgaacctcagaaaagtatgctttctccagtgcagtggacaacttttctaggggttataaggattctactacgatgagggcgtttctatccccaacatgcgtagggtcaatcctatcaacattgattaagataaagctggatcttcatcccctccagtctctatgggacactattggagcttatgggcctattgcacaggagaccgttcagtggtggctgagaagttgtgggtttgagagtaatcagtgtccatggagtccatatggcagaggtttggccaagcaggactgcatgtgttcacctccgaggagacacCACAGGGCCTGCTGTATTTCGCCCCCACTCCTCCCACagaattagggctggacgctaTGGTGCACAtatggctgaggtcacatctgtacacttttcgcccgatcgctctgctcttacaagttctagcgagagttcactaagacagtctatgtctgctgctagtagcaccttattggccagcttgaaaaTGGTtatcagagataatatccctgctaaaAGGAACTCCTTGGCAGCTTCCCATcggcagggatccactgtagacccaatgaactgcgcaatagctacagtcatGGAGTTCTTaaaagaacgtttctcagcggggtgtgctccttctacaatcagggtttacgtggccagccacgccctggttgatggagcctctgtggggcaacatcctctaacttcgaggttcatgcatggtgttaggcggctgaggcccatctgcaggccgtgcgtaccttcctgggacctttctgtggttctGGAAGGCCTgacaggggccccatttgagccctcggcctctgagaagcttctgactctaaaggtagctcttctgctggccctgacatctctcaagtgaataggagatctacaagctctctctgttgccccctgccttgactttgcccttggattagccaaggccttcctgtatcctaggccagattatatttcTAAGGTGCCTatatcggctgcccaccctgtggttttgcaggctttctgccttcctccattcctcacactggaacaagagaggatgcacctactgtgtccagtaagggctctctgtacttacgtccaccgctccggcctataaataggcatgattttacacaagcttcagaggCCGGTTGCGCGCGAGGggtgttcccatactgttacgctacacgcaacgtctcgttcccttttcagggaacagggtttacatgcgtaacccagacgttttcctTTTATTTCGATCTCCAAACTGCTTCAACAACGACCTGCTGCTGCTCGCTCTTTTTAGGTGCGATACATTTCAGAGCTGCTCAAATTAAACTCTGGGTATAGTAGGTAATATCTGCAGCAGTACATCGAGTGCACAGTGGAAAAACTCTGGATATACTAATAACCAAGGAAACAATAACCAGGAAATGACTTTCCAAGGCCATGTTAAATGACATTATTCCAAATTTCAGGACCTTCGCTGTTAGTCTTTATTTCGTTTTTGTGTACAACTCACATCAGTCAGGAAGTCCATCCATTGTTCTGGATCTGTAGGAGGCCCAGAGTTGTAGCGATCCAGTTCAGTCTGAGTTTCAGCCAACATCACCTGGATTTGCTCCTTCAGCTGTGGCAGAGatttctaaaacacacacacacggccacatTTTACTACCAGAAAGGATTTTACTATGAGCAGGGACATTTGTGTACCACACGATCTACAGGCTTCTGGACAGAACTGGCTTTACCTCGATGTGAAGGACAAGTTCGAGTGTGAGTTTCTCAACCAGCTTGGGAATGGTGGCTTTTCCTTCTTTATACGGCATCCTGTGAAAACCGTGTTTTTACATTCATCTCACtgagtttttttaaataacatccattttatttatagattaaTATGATTATACTAGCTAACATGGTTAATATTCTTATATTAAAATTGAAATTCTACATACTGTACCTTTTAAGACTTCAAACTGCAAATTCCGGAAAATTCTCAAGAGATATCTGCCCTGAGATCAAAATGTCTACCTGAAATGTGGGTGTTCTATAAAGAAGATCTTCTCCATCTCGATGGCTTCATACAAAGGGGTGCGGTCCAGGATCTCCTGCTGTTCTTGGCACCGGACAATCATGTAGCCTTTAGCGAGGAAAATGATGTCGTTGTTGATGACGGACACCACCTCATCCTCCGTGCCTTTGTCCACCAGGTCGGGCTTTGTTAGAATGCCTGTTataaacacacatgcaaaatgtttttggaaGATATCTTGTGCACGTGTTAAAGCATCACTGTGGAAGCGCTGGGCGTGGTCGAGAGGAATGGAAAGCAGAGCTGCGgaaggtgagtggtaaggatCCTAGACCTGTGTGAAATTTGGCTAATGAGTGTTCTGTTCAGTAAGTAGTGGCAAGGATAAAGCGGGGCGAGACTAGAGCTACGCGAGGGCAAGAGCTGAGCTGCACAGAGCTGCGTGTAAGCATGTGCGTTGATATATGCGCAGGGAAATAAAATCGCTATACTTTTCCCTCCGAACCGAAGAGAAATGTTACAGTCACAAGTTCTGCAATTcactatatattaaaaatacagaccgAGGGTTCTTTCGCCAGTTAGATCGATTTTATGAACCATCTTCAGTGCTTCAGTAGTGGTGATGTCCACGTTACACGGCACCACCACCAGGATAATGGTGTCTTGCTTTGTGATGAACTTTTTGATCAGGCTCTTAATCTGAAAGAAAGCCAGGCATGCGCTggtacatttcaaaatgctttatttgacattttatcagAGTTTACAATGTCATATTTAATCAGTATACCACATAACAAATACGATCCATTTAAATAATCCCTAAAAGCAATTGACCTGTTCTCCAATGTCCTCTGGTTGGCCTTTGACTGGCACACGGACAATACCAGGCAGATCGATGAACGTGAGGTCGGGAGCATTGGTGGATGTCACCTCCAGGTTGATGAGCTCGTCGCTCATGCCCAAGGCTCCAGCTATTTCATTCTGAGCTAAAAGAAGAACAAGCTTATGAGACAGTAATAATTAAATAGACAGCTaggtaaaatatttatataatttagcaaagctagctagctaacaaaacaGCAACCAAATTAGATAGCTAATGTTTAGGAATAAGTCCAAACAATGTTGGCTTGATAAAGTTTGAGAAAGACGCTAATCAAATTAGACTGCTAATGTTAAAGAATGTGCCCAAACAAAGCTAGCtggcaaacacaacacaacacagcaatGGGACAGAATAGTCATAATACAATcgcacatttttatttcatgttattcaagtttttatttgtaaaataattttacagACTATAGCTCCTCTTCAGCATTAGAGAGGACTTTGTGTAGCTTCATTACAAGTCAAAAAAGTAGCAAAGCTAGCTTGTATTCAACATTAGGCGCTTAGGACTTGGGTAAGTACTCATGgaaatttgcttgattttgttgtaagcttaataataataataataataataataagttactGTCCACTAATTTGACTGTATAAGTGTCATCCCAAGATTTGACTGATGGAGTGAAACAAACCAAATATTTGGCCATACTGTGTCTAAAATGTCAGAGACTTGATAAACATTTCTTTATAGAGCTGTTATAGAGTGCGGCGTTACATCGTTACCATTTCTAATCAATCTCTCCACATCTGCTGGATCTGTAATGTCTATCACAATGTCCTTGTACTTGATCTTTCCATGCCAGAAGTCCCTCTGTCTGCTCTTCTTCATCTTGAGCTCGAGTGGACATCGTGTCACGATACCTTCGTGATTAACGGCAGAGAATTCAAACGTAATAAAGTCAAATACTCTTCTCTCggacatttattaattttttttttttaaacatttgaagcCATTCTGATACATACGTCGTACGTAGCGACTTACTGTATGTTCTGTAAGTTTcagtataaataatgttaaatataaagacGTTACAATCATTACATATCTCTCTATGTTACTATTGACTATTAAGTTTCTATTGGTAATGAACATTACATTAGGCTAACATAACTGTTGGCATAATACTCGATAGTGATACTTGCCATgagagtgaaaataaaatgaagatgaataagGGCGTTCAAAATAGATTTAACCTGAAATTCGAATTTCACGTATGTGAACGTAACTTTATCTGTATTAAAGTTTCGGCTCCGTTAAGACTCTGTTGATGTCCCTGAGGTGGTCCTGTGAGCATGTGCACTATTGTATGTAAATTAGGTTTGATCGGGTTTGTAAATTCCATTGAAATGGAAGTATCTTGCGGacaatttt
Coding sequences:
- the LOC128601781 gene encoding interferon-induced GTP-binding protein Mx1-like, with amino-acid sequence MSLSEQYEAKVRPYIDLIDSLRVFGVEKDIALPAIAVIGDQSSGKSSVLEALSGVALPRGSGIVTRCPLELKMKKSRQRDFWHGKIKYKDIVIDITDPADVERLIRNAQNEIAGALGMSDELINLEVTSTNAPDLTFIDLPGIVRVPVKGQPEDIGEQIKSLIKKFITKQDTIILVVVPCNVDITTTEALKMVHKIDLTGERTLGILTKPDLVDKGTEDEVVSVINNDIIFLAKGYMIVRCQEQQEILDRTPLYEAIEMEKIFFIEHPHFRMPYKEGKATIPKLVEKLTLELVLHIEKSLPQLKEQIQVMLAETQTELDRYNSGPPTDPEQWMDFLTDKITAFTQDAINLTIGEETKSVPHVNIFSTLRTQFNDWKTDLDISEMTFNKGIEKEVKEYEEKYRGRELPGFINYKTFEMFLKDQIKQLEKPAISRMKEISVLIRKEFIQLAQSNFMDFPNLLKMTKIKIENIKQLMESEAESMLKTQFKMELMIYTQDNVYTNTLNMHREEEDERQSHGVALPRCNRLYNHSDTEATLEELTHHLKSYYSIASNRLADQVPLVIKYMVLQESAVQLQREMLQLMKNYNINDLLEEDYEINIKRNNLKSRQKRLMEALDKLVLL